Proteins co-encoded in one Pseudopipra pipra isolate bDixPip1 chromosome 12, bDixPip1.hap1, whole genome shotgun sequence genomic window:
- the LOC135420759 gene encoding immunoglobulin superfamily containing leucine-rich repeat protein 2-like yields MAPLLALWLVALLGLARACPEPCACVDKYAHQFADCAYKDLQVVPTGLPSNVTTLSLSANKITSLQRRSFVEVTQVTSLWLAHNEIRSIEPGAFAILVQLKNLDISHNQIVDFPWQDLYNLSALQLLKMNNNHMALVPQGAFHTLKDLRSLRINNNKFTTLAEGIFDSLSSLSHLQIYNNPFECSCKLQWLKKWMDSTLISIPEKDSITCALPEQLQGVPVGKIPDVQCASPTVQLTYYPNLDTTELFDGFTLTLHCAVTGTPLPEVSWKIRTSSQTLELNGNPNETAGKDQSKWDPERFLVFKNGTLVIPHLSKREEGTYTCLASNEMGSNQTSVNVAVAGTQKYPLQPGRDPLGGKAQPGDKKPGAKGAKNSVLTPDERSKPLGPTRQSQPSLAAGTESTGDGQIPFQLPPFEKKCGSTQTSKYISNHAFNQSGDFKQHTFDLGVIALDVSERDARVQLTPTYTQPEKVHLRMLYLCQESSKGHALVQWSKIEEGVNSYWFQGLNPGTNYSVCLTYLGEDCQVQVVFTTKKEIPSLIIIVVVSIFLLVLATLPLMGATWCHLLSKYQGKTYKLIMKAQNPDQMEKHMAADFDPRVSYLESEKNYNPSEVGEAEVEEEEEEEEEDEEGGRWRRRREVEGAPELEREESVAASSMAESQSKANGEEFEVRSEYSDKLPLGAEAVTISQEINGNYRQRPR; encoded by the coding sequence ATGGCCCCGCTGCTGGCCCTGTGGCTAGTGGCCCTGCTCGGCTTGGCCCGGGCGTGCCCCGAGCCCTGCGCTTGCGTGGACAAGTACGCGCACCAGTTCGCCGACTGCGCCTACAAGGACCTCCAAGTGGTGCCCACGGGTTTGCCTTCCAACGTGACCACCCTCAGCCTCTCGGCCAACAAGATCACCTCACTGCAGCGGCGTTCCTTCGTGGAAGTGACCCAGGTCACCTCCCTCTGGTTGGCACACAACGAGATCCGCTCCATCGAGCCCGGTGCCTTCGCCATCCTGGTGCAGCTGAAAAACCTCGACATCAGCCACAACCAGATCGTGGACTTCCCCTGGCAGGACCTCTACAACCTCAGCGCTCTCCAGCTGCTCAAGATGAACAATAACCACATGGCTCTGGTACCTCAGGGGGCTTTCCACACCCTGAAGGACCTCCGGTCCCTCCGCATCAACAACAACAAGTTCACCACCCTTGCTGAGGGGATCTTTGACTCGCTCAGTTCCCTCTCCCACCTGCAGATCTACAACAACCCCTTTGAGTGCTCCTGCAAGCTCCAGTGGCTGAAGAAGTGGATGGACAGCACACTCATCTCCATCCCTGAGAAGGACTCCATCACTTGTGCCCTCCCGGAGCAGCTCCAAGGAGTGCCGGTGGGGAAGATCCCGGATGTGCAGTGCGCCTCGCCCACGGTGCAGCTCACCTATTACCCCAACCTGGACACCACTGAGCTCTTTGATGGCTTCACCCTGACACTGCACTGTGCCGTGACGGGCACCCCACTGCCCGAAGTGAGCTGGAAGATCCGCACCTCCAGCCAAACCCTGGAGCTCAACGGGAACCCGAATGAGACCGCTGGGAAGGACCAGTCCAAATGGGACCCTGAGCGCTTCTTGGTCTTCAAGAATGGCACCTTGGTGATTCCCCACCTGAGCAAGAGGGAAGAAGGCACCTACACCTGCCTGGCTTCCAATGAAATGGGGAGCAACCAGACCTCTGTCAACGTGGCTGTGGCAGGCACCCAGAAATACCCACTGCAGCCTGGGAGGGACCCACTGGGGGGTAAAGCACAGCCAGGTGACAAGAAGCCTGGGGCCAAGGGAGCGAAGAATAGCGTGCTCACACCAGATGAGAGGAGCAAACCCCTTGGTCCCACCCGGCAGAGCCAACCATCCTTGGCAGCTGGGACAGAGTCCACGGGAGATGGGCAAATCCCTTTCCAGCTGCCACCCTTTGAGAAGAAGTGTGGCTCCACACAAACCAGCAAGTACATCTCCAATCACGCCTTCAACCAGAGCGGCGACTTCAAGCAGCACACATTCGACCTGGGGGTGATCGCTCTGGACGTGTCAGAGCGCGACGCCCGGGTGCAGCTCACACCCACCTACACGCAGCCCGAGAAGGTCCACCTCAGGATGCTCTACCTgtgccaggagagcagcaaggGCCATGCCTTGGTCCAGTGGTCCAAGATTGAAGAAGGGGTGAACTCGTACTGGTTCCAGGGCTTGAACCCCGGCACCAACTATTCCGTGTGCCTCACCTACCTCGGGGAGGACTGCCAGGTCCAAGTGGTCTTCACCACCAAAAAAGAGATCCCCTCGCTCATCATCATCGTGGTGGTGAGCATCTTCTTGCTGGTGCTGGCCACCTTACCCCTGATGGGGGCCACGTGGTGCCACCTCCTCTCCAAATACCAAGGGAAGACCTACAAGCTCATCATGAAGGCCCAGAACCCAGACCAGATGGAGAAGCACATGGCCGCTGACTTTGACCCCCGTGTCTCCTACCTGGAGTCTGAGAAGAACTACAATCCCAGCGAGGTAGGGGAGGCAGaggtggaggaagaagaggaggaggaggaggaggatgaagaaggaggcaggtggaggaggaggagagaagtCGAAGGGGCTCCGGAGCTGGAGCGAGAGGAGAGCGTGGCAGCCAGCTCCATGGCGGAGTCACAATCCAAAGCCAACGGCGAGGAGTTCGAGGTGCGCTCTGAGTACAGTGACAAGCTGCCGCTGGGTGCCGAGGCTGTCACCATCTCCCAGGAGATCAACGGCAACTACCGGCAGCGGCCCCGCTGA